One window of Mauremys mutica isolate MM-2020 ecotype Southern chromosome 20, ASM2049712v1, whole genome shotgun sequence genomic DNA carries:
- the LOC123354071 gene encoding galactosylceramide sulfotransferase-like, with product MVPVRLWRSAGPGRGRALLLAGLLLLLLRQAAKQEVGRTSPPEPLRGEGESSGRPPPNVVFVKTHKTGSSTLQNLLFRLGERHNLTVAFPRYTYQFAYPQRFAAAFVEPLPPGAARYNLLLSHLRLAAGELGRVMPPDSLYLTILREPVRTFQSVFAYYRSTVPAFRALAGHPRTLAAFLQAPARYYDPADAGNGLARNPMAFDLGLEAGGEEGGSRWDRELERLNRTFQLVLIAEHFDESLLLARELLGLRLEELVYVRLNVRQGGGDEALAPGLVRRIRAWNWLDVRLYRYFQAVLWRRVERYGYTRMKGELEALRSLLQETRETCLAGDAVGPEETADELRPWQPDTAAILGYNLRPGLPPAQHASCHRLVLPELQYHARLYHRQYGRELRAQPGD from the coding sequence GGAGGTGGGTAGAACCAGCCCCCCCGAgccgctgcggggggagggggagagctccGGCCGCCCGCCCCCCAACGTGGTGTTCGTGAAGACTCACAAGACGGGCAGCAGCACCCTGCAGAACCTCCTCTTCCGCCTGGGCGAGCGGCACAACCTCACCGTCGCCTTCCCCCGCTACACCTACCAGTTCGCCTACCCCCAGCGCTTCGCCGCCGCCTTCGTGGAGCCGCTGCCGCCGGGCGCCGCCCGCTACAACCTGCTGCTGAGCCACCTGCGGCTGGCGGCCGGCGAGCTGGGCCGGGTCATGCCCCCGGACAGCCTCTACCTCACCATCCTGCGCGAGCCCGTCCGCACCTTCCAGTCCGTCTTCGCCTACTACCGCAGCACCGTGCCCGCCTTCCGGGCCCTCGCCGGCCACCCCCGGACCCTGGCCGCCTTCCTGCAGGCCCCGGCGCGCTACTACGACCCGGCCGACGCGGGCAACGGGCTGGCCAGGAACCCCATGGCCTTTGACCTGGGGCTGGAGGCCggcggggaggaagggggcagccgGTGGGACCGGGAGCTGGAGCGGCTCAACCGGACCTTCCAGCTGGTGCTCATCGCCGAGCACTTCGACGAGTCCCTGCTGCTGGCgcgggagctgctggggctgcgCCTGGAGGAGCTGGTTTATGTGCGGCTCAACGTCCGCCAGGGGGGCGGGGACGAGGCCTTGGCCCCGGGGCTGGTGCGGCGGATCCGGGCGTGGAACTGGCTGGACGTGCGGCTCTACCGGTACTTCCAGGCCGTGCTGTGGCGCCGGGTGGAGCGCTACGGCTACACGCGCATGAAGGGCGAGCTGGAGGCCCTGCGCTCGCTGCTGCAGGAGACCCGGGAGACCTGCCTGGCCGGGGACGCCGTGGGGCCGGAGGAGACGGCCGACGAGCTGCGGCCCTGGCAGCCCGACACCGCCGCCATCCTGGGCTACAACCTGCGGCCCGGCCTCCCCCCGGCCCAGCACGCCAGCTGCCACCGCCTGGTGCTGCCGGAGCTGCAGTATCACGCCCGCCTTTACCATCGGCAATACGGCAGGGAGCTGCGTGCCCAGCCCGGTGACTAG